From a region of the Anoplopoma fimbria isolate UVic2021 breed Golden Eagle Sablefish chromosome 16, Afim_UVic_2022, whole genome shotgun sequence genome:
- the LOC129104273 gene encoding interferon alpha/beta receptor 1b-like isoform X2, which produces MSVCEKLSAPRGKSAMSAAFYVCLISWCLQTDAAAELKPPDKLTMITMNTNYTLIWDWDQNSSESHAVNFTTQYVAKFKLRSTKKSPIWNTACEKTSRRSCDLTESSLYYLGIYVLRVQANVNGHVSDWVQKEFCPDEDANLGPPTKVDLSPAGSDLDIFISDPLTNNNISMKESLPNIYYHILYWECSVDTQALRNQMVKSSANMVTLPNLKAWTCYCVSIQSCNDFYSKNSSFTSPRCMQTEGATLWWQIFGYFLVSLVICFLVMLLSIYSSFWCYKTLKATLFPSVQLPTPFQYLCDSSGSDIPRLLTPDSDSELLFDKVTVCSELPVLEIHNPPPEALQEPDSSGRHSRQDSGGSGDSGVYSTGGSSNLQQPHTSRSSARASGQSPFDLERVKMQDMAPGLKTPLVITDEGIVDMCV; this is translated from the exons ATGAGTGTATGTGAAAAACTGTCAGCACCTCGAGGAAAATCAGCCATGTCCGCTGCTTTTTACGTCTGCCTTATCTCTTGGTGCCTCCAAACCGACGCTG CAGCAGAGCTGAAACCACCAGATAAGTTGACCATGATCACCATGAACACCAATTACACACTGATCTGGGATTGGGACCAGAATTCATCAGAGAGTCACGCTGTCAACTTCACCACACAATATGTGGC GAAGTTCAAGCTGAGGTCTACAAAAAAGAGTCCGATCTGGAACACTGCGTGTGAGAAGACGTCGCGTAGGTCATGTGACCTTACAGAGTCCAGTCTGTACTACCTGGGCATCTATGTACTTCGTGTACAAGCCAACGTGAACGGGCATGTCTCAGACTGGGTGCAGAAGGAATTCTGCCCTGATGAAGATG CTAATTTGGGTCCTCCAACCAAAGTGGATCTTTCTCCTGCTGGAAGTGACCTGGACATTTTCATCTCTGATCCTCTGACCAACAACAACATCTCCATGAAAGAAAGTCTTCCCAACATATATTACCACATCCTCTACTGGGAATGCTCTGTAGACACACAG GCCTTAAGAAATCAGATGGTGAAAAGCAGTGCTAACATGGTGACTTTGCCAAACCTGAAGGCCTGGACTTGTTACTGTGTGAGCATCCAGTCATGCAACGACTTCTACAGCAAGAACAGCAGCTTCACCTCACCCCGCTGCATGCAGACCGAAG GTGCCACTCTGTGGTGGCAGATCTTCGGCTACTTCCTGGTCTCTTTGGTGATCTGCTTCCTGGTCATGCTGCTCTCAATCTACAGCTCCTTTTGGTGCTACAAGACTCTTAAGGCAACGTTGTTCCCGTCCGTCCAGCTGCCTACACCCTTCCAG taTCTTTGTGACTCATCTGGGTCCGACATTCCTCGCCTCCTCACCCCGGATTCAGACTCAGAGCTGTTGTTTGATAAGGTGACCGTCTGTTCGGAGCTACCGGTCCTGGAAATCCACAACCCTCCTCCTGAGGCCCTGCAGGAGCCTGACAGCAG TGGCAGACACAGTCGTCAGGACAGCGGTGGCAGTGGAGACTCAGGAGTGTACTCCACGGGGGGCAGCTCCAACCTGCAGCAGCCCCACACCAGCCGTTCCTCCGCGAGGGCCTCTGGGCAGAGCCCTTTTGACTTGGAGCGGGTGAAGATGCAGGACATGGCTCCAGGGCTCAAGACTCCACTTGTGATCACTGACGAGGGCATTGTAGACATGTGCGTCTGA
- the LOC129104273 gene encoding interferon alpha/beta receptor 1b-like isoform X1 has translation MSVCEKLSAPRGKSAMSAAFYVCLISWCLQTDAVAAELKPPDKLTMITMNTNYTLIWDWDQNSSESHAVNFTTQYVAKFKLRSTKKSPIWNTACEKTSRRSCDLTESSLYYLGIYVLRVQANVNGHVSDWVQKEFCPDEDANLGPPTKVDLSPAGSDLDIFISDPLTNNNISMKESLPNIYYHILYWECSVDTQALRNQMVKSSANMVTLPNLKAWTCYCVSIQSCNDFYSKNSSFTSPRCMQTEGATLWWQIFGYFLVSLVICFLVMLLSIYSSFWCYKTLKATLFPSVQLPTPFQYLCDSSGSDIPRLLTPDSDSELLFDKVTVCSELPVLEIHNPPPEALQEPDSSGRHSRQDSGGSGDSGVYSTGGSSNLQQPHTSRSSARASGQSPFDLERVKMQDMAPGLKTPLVITDEGIVDMCV, from the exons ATGAGTGTATGTGAAAAACTGTCAGCACCTCGAGGAAAATCAGCCATGTCCGCTGCTTTTTACGTCTGCCTTATCTCTTGGTGCCTCCAAACCGACGCTG TAGCAGCAGAGCTGAAACCACCAGATAAGTTGACCATGATCACCATGAACACCAATTACACACTGATCTGGGATTGGGACCAGAATTCATCAGAGAGTCACGCTGTCAACTTCACCACACAATATGTGGC GAAGTTCAAGCTGAGGTCTACAAAAAAGAGTCCGATCTGGAACACTGCGTGTGAGAAGACGTCGCGTAGGTCATGTGACCTTACAGAGTCCAGTCTGTACTACCTGGGCATCTATGTACTTCGTGTACAAGCCAACGTGAACGGGCATGTCTCAGACTGGGTGCAGAAGGAATTCTGCCCTGATGAAGATG CTAATTTGGGTCCTCCAACCAAAGTGGATCTTTCTCCTGCTGGAAGTGACCTGGACATTTTCATCTCTGATCCTCTGACCAACAACAACATCTCCATGAAAGAAAGTCTTCCCAACATATATTACCACATCCTCTACTGGGAATGCTCTGTAGACACACAG GCCTTAAGAAATCAGATGGTGAAAAGCAGTGCTAACATGGTGACTTTGCCAAACCTGAAGGCCTGGACTTGTTACTGTGTGAGCATCCAGTCATGCAACGACTTCTACAGCAAGAACAGCAGCTTCACCTCACCCCGCTGCATGCAGACCGAAG GTGCCACTCTGTGGTGGCAGATCTTCGGCTACTTCCTGGTCTCTTTGGTGATCTGCTTCCTGGTCATGCTGCTCTCAATCTACAGCTCCTTTTGGTGCTACAAGACTCTTAAGGCAACGTTGTTCCCGTCCGTCCAGCTGCCTACACCCTTCCAG taTCTTTGTGACTCATCTGGGTCCGACATTCCTCGCCTCCTCACCCCGGATTCAGACTCAGAGCTGTTGTTTGATAAGGTGACCGTCTGTTCGGAGCTACCGGTCCTGGAAATCCACAACCCTCCTCCTGAGGCCCTGCAGGAGCCTGACAGCAG TGGCAGACACAGTCGTCAGGACAGCGGTGGCAGTGGAGACTCAGGAGTGTACTCCACGGGGGGCAGCTCCAACCTGCAGCAGCCCCACACCAGCCGTTCCTCCGCGAGGGCCTCTGGGCAGAGCCCTTTTGACTTGGAGCGGGTGAAGATGCAGGACATGGCTCCAGGGCTCAAGACTCCACTTGTGATCACTGACGAGGGCATTGTAGACATGTGCGTCTGA
- the LOC129104274 gene encoding interleukin-10 receptor subunit beta-like has translation MLAAISAFILMVSSITGPRVVSGVLSTPRNVRLTSHNMNLVLMWDSPERPARGLVYTTEFKSVSGYRVGCVNISNLECDLSRLNISISAYGTYKSRVRAQSGTESSAWMESNQITLDKDTIISFANVSLFSNGAAIEVSIKDPVFTISALRNVYHSATYNITYWKDGQREKARSNSNIQQNRVVLNDLDPSTKYCVQVQIITERNRNPSNPSAAVCESTTTEEEAPWVAAVVTFGIMAMAVALVVVAVVYRKNISHFLCPKDTLPQHFKEYLLAPPNSSIYLAMHNSHPPEEIYHQVSIIADGRTLEEGHPLEAAGRSCRKQPDTT, from the exons ATGTTAGCCGCCATAAGTGCCTTTATCCTGATGGTTTCAAGCATAACCGGACCCAGAG TGGTATCAGGAGTCCTCAGTACGCCCAGAAATGTCCGCTTGACCTCCCATAATATGAATCTGGTGCTGATGTGGGACTCACCTGAACGTCCAGCCAGAGGCCTAGTCTACACAACTGAGTTCAA ATCAGTCTCAGGCTACAGAGTGGGCTGTGTGAACATCTCCAACCTAGAATGTGACTTGAGTCGCCTCAACATCTCCATATCTGCGTATGGAACGTATAAGAGCAGAGTGCGGGCGCAGTCGGGGACAGAGAGCTCCGCCTGGATGGAAAGTAACCAAATTACCTTGGACAAAGATA cCATCATCAGTTTTGccaatgtctctctcttctccaatGGGGCTGCTATTGAAGTCAGCATTAAAGATCCGGTGTTCACAATCTCTGCACTCAGGAATGTTTACCACTCTGCCACCTACAACATTACCTACTGGAAGGATGGCCAGAGGGAGAAG GCCAGAAGCAACAGTAACATACAGCAAAACCGAGTGGTTCTTAATGACCTGGACCCCTCGACCAAGTACTGTGTCCAAGTCCAAATCATCACAGAGAGGAACCGCAACCCAAGCAATCCCAGCGCAGCGGTTTGTGAGAGCACTACAACCG AAGAAGAGGCTCCGTGGGTGGCAGCCGTGGTGACGTTTGGCATCATGGCAATGGCAGTGGCTCTGGTGGTGGTTGCAGTGGTGTATCGGAAAAATATATCCCACTTTCTCTGTCCAAAAGATACACTGCCTCAGCACTTCAAAGAG TACCTGCTGGCCCCCCCCAACTCGTCCATTTACCTAGCCATGCATAACTCCCATCCACCTGAGGAGATCTACCACCAGGTCAGCATCATCGCAGATGGCAGGACTCTAGAGGAAGGGCACCCGCTGGAGGCAGCAGGGAGAAGCTGCAGGAAACAGCCTGACACCACATAG